Sequence from the Rutidosis leptorrhynchoides isolate AG116_Rl617_1_P2 chromosome 3, CSIRO_AGI_Rlap_v1, whole genome shotgun sequence genome:
CGGTTTCAGTTTCATCTAAAGGCTCAATGGGTGTGGTATTTGTGTATGTGGGGGATGAGGTGTTTTTGGTTGGATAAGTAGTTGAGGATGATAGCAATTTGTCGATGATATCATTGGGGCTCATATGCACGGGTTGGCATGGTGGGCTATCGGGGACATTATGTGGGTTAGTGCTACATTGGGAGTGTAGATTTGGGGAGCTATATTCTTGAAATGTGTCCGGGATATGGGGTGACATGATAGGATTTTGAATGTCATGGTTTGTATTGTCGGAGTTGCAGTTGTGGAATTTCGTTGTCTCAACACGTTTCGATGATGAGGATGGTGAAGATTGATTATGGTTAAAGGGATTTTGGTTGGCATTGTGATCGTCTTGTTTTACATGTGGTGATGGTGGGTTTTGGTTTTCTGAGTTTTGTGATCTTTTTTCATGTTCATCTTCCATGTGGGATTCATTGTCCGATATAAATTCATCCGATTGTATGTCGTCCTCCCAAACCGATGATTCATTGTCCGTTGAGTTAAAGTCAATAGGCGTAGTGTAATTTTCGGACACATAGGCAAGAGTAATCTTAAGATCGTGATGGATGAATACTTGCCCGTTTATAGGAGCGAATGAACGAGTTTTGATGAGAACTTTGCCAAAAGATAAATCTTGCGAACCCTTCTCATCTATAGAGCAATTTTGGAGATCCATAATATCCCCCCAACATTTAGCAATTTTACGGAAAGTATCCTCGTTCCAACATGCTAATGGAACACCCTTTATGTCGATCCAAACCAAACGCCCGGGTGAGATGTTTTCATCCGGATCCCAAGGCCGTATGTTATCTAACCAATTCCAAAGTGGGTGTTTTCTACCAAAGCTCATGGGGTTAATAACATCAAGAGCACATATAATATCATCAAACAATAACATAACATCTTTACCTTCAAGGTATTTAGAGACAAAACCGTTGAAGTTTTCGGACTTACAAATTTCATTAAAATAATCGAGGTTTTCAATATTTTTAATCTCACCTATGAGGGCATGTCCGAGAAGATCAACAATTTTCGTATCGGTTGGGACCTTGATGGAGAATTCCTTGGATGCGAATGTATCACAGCCTTTGTAGATTTGAGTCGTGTTGTTAAGTACATCACAGAAGGAACGTTCGTTAACAGTGTTACTTAGATCAATTTTTCGATTAACCTTCTGCGGAGTACCATGAGGTCTATGACCATTGTGATTTTCATCAGCCTGTTGTGAGCTTTTTTGGTCACGGGCCTTGTAAACAACCAATAACATACCATCAGCTTCAATCGAGTTCAGTTTACGTTCCATAGAGTCGACTTGATATTGAGATATATTCTTATAACGCACAAAACCGAATCTTTTCCCGTTCTTCAATCTTTTTTTAGGAATGTAAACTTCAGCTATATCTCCATGTTTTTTGAAGAGGGACCAAAGTTTAATGGAGTTCCAAGAATCAGGAAAATTAAAGAAAAGGAAGGAGGTAATGTTGTTCTTGGCAGGTATGGGACGAGACTGAGTTGAACTAGTGTTTTCTGTAGAGGGATATGGTTTGCCGTACATCTTGATTAGGTTTTTGGCACTTTCACTCTGCTTGAATCGCTGGTATATAGGGTTGTTTGTGGGATTTAATCGATTGAAGGAAGGTGCATATGGGGTAAAGGATTGACGGTATAGTGGAGGGAAATCACAGGGATTTTTTTCAAGGATGGTCTGTTTCGAGTCAGAGGAGATTTTACGATTTCGATCTACTTTGACCCAAACACCTACGTTATCAGGTTGATATTTAATGTTGTTGATGACATTCGCAGGTTTAGATTGCTTATTCTGAAGGTGTTTGTTCAAATTATTAGAACAAGGTGTGAAAGGGGATACAGGAATTGAAAACATTGTGAAATAAATCTGATTGACTAAAATAGAGGAACTAATCTAAGAAAAAAAGCAGATACCAGATCGTGAATTAGAAAGTGATCAGAAGGCAGATCTCCGATCGCCAGAAATCAAAGGAGAGAAGATAAAAGGGAGTACAGATCAGAAGGCAGTACACATAAACTAACACCATACTTTAAAGAAAACTACAGATCAAAAACTTGCAATGATATGATCTACTACGGGTGGACCGATCATCGGTCGTGATAAAACGGGAAGCATATTAATTAAGCTCTAGATCAATACCTTGACTCCATGAGTATTGATTATGAAATGAAAACAAAATTAATCTAGCTTTTTATTTTGTTATGATTTTGGTAGCTAGCTAGGTAAATATATGATATGATGAAGAAGGTGATGGATCAATCAAAGATCTAAGTATGTGTTTACCTGTGGCCATCACCTTTCCTTGTTATATTCGTAGTTTGTACGTTTGGAAATTGAATATCCGTAGTTTGTAAGTAGGAAATCGAAAAGTATCATAGTGCATTGCTCTGATAACGTTGTCTATTTTGCCTAATATACGAATCGTTGGAAATTTTGTAAACAACGTAAACAATTATTAATTGACGAATACCTATGTttaataaaattgtacttttttaaTTTCGcactcatgattattattattaaagttgttATTAAACATTGAATTCTTAATTTCAATTATTTGAGATGAAAAAAGGTTAGATCGGCGGGGAACCTTTAACCCCGTGCACCCTTTGGATGCCAACTGCCTACCGGGTCGTGTGCAGTCCCAGGCAAGTGTGGTCGGAACCAACCCCTGTTCCAGCGCCAGCACAAATGGTGGCCGATTCAAGAATCGAAACTTCGCCTTATTTGAGATGAACAGCCATTTGACTTGGTCAACTGGACGTTTGCGGGGCACCCTGGCCACCCAGGCTATGCCCGGATGGTCTTAATTTCAATTATTAAGTTATAAGAATGATTCAAAATAAAGATAGCTAGAAATCAAGGCAATAAAATTAAATGTTTCAATCTAGTTCGATCCATGGTCTCATCCTAAGTCGTGTGGCTCTATCTAGTATTTTTATTCGAGTCAACTAAGAATTGACTTTAGTTTGCTCTCtttgattaatttaaataatttaaagaAGGCGGTGTATCGAGCATGAAAGAATAAAATGTTCtcaaaacttttaaataaaagttaaaACTGTTTTATTTTTCACTCTCTGTCTTCGTTTTCGTTTTAAGTAAAGttcagttgacttttaatttttattaGAAACTCTTACTTGAGCCTATTA
This genomic interval carries:
- the LOC139902319 gene encoding uncharacterized protein produces the protein MFSIPVSPFTPCSNNLNKHLQNKQSKPANVINNIKYQPDNVGVWVKVDRNRKISSDSKQTILEKNPCDFPPLYRQSFTPYAPSFNRLNPTNNPIYQRFKQSESAKNLIKMYGKPYPSTENTSSTQSRPIPAKNNITSFLFFNFPDSWNSIKLWSLFKKHGDIAEVYIPKKRLKNGKRFGFVRYKNISQYQVDSMERKLNSIEADGMLLVVYKARDQKSSQQADENHNGHRPHGTPQKVNRKIDLSNTVNERSFCDVLNNTTQIYKGCDTFASKEFSIKVPTDTKIVDLLGHALIGEIKNIENLDYFNEICKSENFNGFVSKYLEGKDVMLLFDDIICALDVINPMSFGRKHPLWNWLDNIRPWDPDENISPGRLVWIDIKGVPLACWNEDTFRKIAKCWGDIMDLQNCSIDEKGSQDLSFGKVLIKTRSFAPINGQVFIHHDLKITLAYVSENYTTPIDFNSTDNESSVWEDDIQSDEFISDNESHMEDEHEKRSQNSENQNPPSPHVKQDDHNANQNPFNHNQSSPSSSSKRVETTKFHNCNSDNTNHDIQNPIMSPHIPDTFQEYSSPNLHSQCSTNPHNVPDSPPCQPVHMSPNDIIDKLLSSSTTYPTKNTSSPTYTNTTPIEPLDETETEVFTYNVPSTINEPEPIAVTDTTPTTLHNIEHTEPNENTTTVDSPDINPNQSTGKIIPEAKTNKKHKKTTRTKKKSIYSPIVNVEFKCVARNTSVPKGPSKQIPKPPTENSKKSTRSKFLYIKHCARSGQKIKFSQLNRKTSSTSKMSDNISKASSKPKEDNESLLSTKRSCSTNDTIEYGRGIGIRWEPDL